Proteins encoded by one window of Flagellimonas lutaonensis:
- a CDS encoding TlpA family protein disulfide reductase yields the protein MIRVLLGISLLAVFSCSEKGPGSTTVYFAGEIVNPTSDYVVLFRNENVLDSAKLDENNRFSFTLDKIQEGMHHFEHSPEWQYIYFEEGDSIRIRLNTVEFDESLVFSGNGSEINNFLVELFLAHEDDERLIYSFYELEPEAFKNKMDSLRQTKLDLLQQVQEESLISEKASQMARAAIDYNNFIYREEYPFYHRKKAREIEVHELDKDFYGYRNAVNLNDKELAYFKPYYHYVKNYLGNLTYMACSKNCGMEKLKSKDHLHYNKHKLYLVDSLITEEELRNNLFRNVAMDYLLKEHKSNEDCDKFIQKFTKLSTNDEHIAEINDLYQGIQRLQPFSSVPNVTVANTTGEQIALKDISKGQKTAFYFWTGTQKGHLRNVNRQIAKLKQQHPEYRFVGINIKTSHDQWLQLMSEHKLDTLNQYRSDDFEAIQKGLILDNLNKCVITHDTVIVDAFANVFYSF from the coding sequence ATGATAAGAGTATTACTCGGCATCTCTTTATTGGCGGTGTTTTCTTGCTCTGAAAAGGGCCCTGGGAGTACCACAGTTTATTTCGCCGGGGAAATCGTGAATCCTACCAGCGATTATGTTGTTCTCTTTAGAAATGAAAACGTTTTAGATTCTGCAAAGCTTGACGAGAACAACCGGTTTTCCTTTACATTGGACAAAATTCAAGAGGGCATGCACCATTTCGAGCATTCGCCCGAATGGCAATATATCTATTTTGAAGAGGGAGACAGCATCCGTATCCGTTTGAATACGGTTGAGTTCGATGAATCGTTGGTGTTCTCGGGAAACGGAAGCGAAATCAACAATTTTCTTGTGGAACTCTTTCTTGCCCATGAAGATGATGAGCGCTTGATCTATTCTTTTTACGAACTGGAGCCGGAAGCCTTCAAGAATAAGATGGACTCGCTTCGGCAAACAAAATTGGATTTGCTTCAACAAGTGCAAGAAGAGTCCCTTATCAGTGAAAAAGCGAGCCAAATGGCAAGGGCGGCCATCGATTATAACAACTTCATTTATCGAGAAGAGTATCCGTTCTACCACAGAAAAAAGGCAAGGGAAATTGAGGTGCATGAATTGGACAAAGACTTTTATGGGTATCGCAACGCCGTGAACCTCAACGATAAGGAACTTGCCTATTTCAAGCCCTATTACCACTATGTGAAGAACTACTTGGGCAACCTTACCTATATGGCTTGCTCGAAAAACTGTGGTATGGAAAAGCTTAAATCAAAAGACCACCTGCATTACAACAAACACAAGCTTTATCTGGTCGATAGCCTGATTACCGAAGAGGAACTGCGCAATAACCTTTTTCGTAATGTGGCGATGGATTATCTTCTGAAAGAACACAAGTCAAATGAAGACTGTGACAAGTTTATCCAAAAATTTACCAAGCTTTCGACCAACGACGAACATATTGCCGAAATAAACGATCTCTACCAAGGCATTCAGCGATTGCAGCCCTTTAGCAGTGTACCAAACGTCACTGTTGCCAATACAACAGGAGAGCAAATAGCCCTAAAAGACATTTCAAAAGGCCAAAAAACGGCTTTCTATTTTTGGACCGGCACCCAAAAGGGGCATTTGAGAAATGTCAACAGGCAAATTGCCAAATTGAAACAACAGCATCCTGAATATAGGTTTGTGGGCATCAACATAAAGACTTCCCATGACCAGTGGTTACAATTGATGAGTGAGCATAAGCTCGATACCCTGAACCAATATAGGAGCGATGATTTTGAGGCGATTCAAAAAGGGTTGATTCTAGACAACCTCAATAAATGTGTCATAACACATGATACGGTCATCGTGGATGCCTTCGCCAACGTTTTCTATTCATTCTAA
- the fsa gene encoding fructose-6-phosphate aldolase, whose translation MKFFIDTANLDQIREAQQLGVLDGVTTNPSLMAKEGITGKNNIMKHYVDICNIVDGDVSAEVVATDFEGIVKEGEELAELHEQIVVKVPMIKDGVKALKYFSDKGIRTNCTLVFSAGQAILAAKAGATYVSPFIGRLDDISTDGLNLISEIRHIYDNYGFETQILAASIRHTMHVIDCAKIGADVMTGPLSAILGLLKHPLTDIGLEKFLEDYRKGNS comes from the coding sequence ATGAAATTTTTTATTGATACCGCCAATCTAGACCAAATAAGGGAAGCACAGCAATTGGGCGTGCTCGATGGTGTAACCACCAACCCGTCGCTGATGGCAAAAGAGGGCATCACCGGTAAAAACAATATTATGAAACACTATGTTGACATCTGCAACATAGTCGATGGCGACGTATCTGCCGAGGTGGTGGCCACCGATTTTGAGGGTATTGTGAAAGAAGGGGAAGAATTGGCCGAGCTTCACGAGCAGATAGTGGTAAAGGTGCCCATGATCAAAGACGGGGTAAAGGCATTAAAATATTTCTCTGACAAAGGCATTCGAACGAATTGTACGTTGGTCTTCTCGGCAGGTCAGGCCATTTTGGCCGCCAAAGCAGGGGCCACCTACGTATCGCCCTTTATTGGTCGTCTTGATGATATTTCTACCGACGGTTTGAACCTGATATCGGAAATCAGGCACATCTATGACAATTATGGTTTTGAGACCCAAATTTTGGCAGCTTCCATACGCCATACCATGCATGTAATCGATTGTGCAAAAATTGGCGCCGATGTTATGACCGGACCGCTTTCGGCCATTTTGGGACTGCTAAAACACCCATTGACCGACATCGGTCTTGAAAAATTCTTGGAAGACTATAGAAAAGGAAATTCGTAG
- a CDS encoding SDR family oxidoreductase: MEKKVVLITGGSSGIGKAIGRFLTAKGFVVYGTTRNISKHPDFSDFELIELNVTDTASIKNATEQVIGKEGRLDILVNNAGVGITGAIEETPDDEIAKAFNTNFNGPIRVMKQVMPHMRAQGGGVIINITSIAGYMGLPFRGIYSATKGALTLVSEAMRMEAKDFNIKIVCLAPGDFATNIAAGRYHAPVVEGSPYEETYSRILEDIDKDVDSGEDPIEVAKAVYNIVERSNPRPQVLVGKRMQKLSVALKRLLPQKWFEKLMCNHYRL; the protein is encoded by the coding sequence ATGGAAAAAAAGGTTGTTTTGATTACCGGTGGTTCATCAGGAATCGGTAAAGCCATAGGCCGTTTTTTAACGGCCAAAGGCTTTGTGGTGTACGGCACTACCCGAAACATTTCCAAACACCCCGATTTTAGTGATTTTGAGTTGATTGAATTGAACGTGACCGATACGGCCAGCATCAAGAATGCCACAGAACAAGTGATTGGCAAAGAGGGTCGATTGGATATTTTGGTCAACAATGCCGGGGTGGGCATTACGGGGGCCATCGAGGAAACCCCTGATGATGAAATAGCGAAGGCATTCAACACCAATTTCAACGGACCGATCCGTGTAATGAAGCAGGTAATGCCCCACATGCGCGCGCAGGGGGGAGGGGTAATCATCAACATAACCTCGATTGCCGGATATATGGGGCTGCCCTTCAGGGGAATCTATTCGGCAACCAAAGGGGCCCTTACCTTGGTGTCGGAGGCGATGCGAATGGAGGCCAAGGATTTCAACATAAAAATAGTTTGTCTGGCACCAGGTGATTTTGCCACCAACATTGCGGCAGGGCGCTACCATGCCCCAGTGGTTGAAGGTTCGCCGTACGAGGAGACCTATTCGCGAATATTGGAAGACATAGACAAAGATGTTGATTCGGGCGAGGATCCCATAGAGGTGGCCAAGGCCGTATACAATATTGTTGAGCGCAGTAACCCGCGCCCCCAGGTTTTGGTGGGAAAGCGTATGCAAAAACTGTCGGTGGCCCTTAAAAGATTATTGCCGCAGAAATGGTTTGAGAAACTGATGTGCAATCATTACAGGTTGTAG
- a CDS encoding glutaminyl-peptide cyclotransferase has product MFKILHFSIIFLFFLACGGEKDPAKLFSIQLEGGNKFQQGQSVAVTLKNKKDLAIDRVEYSIDGKVLPVKDGKITLDVKKLGNKELVATVAYGQESVSLFKKIKVLAKDTPEIYTYEIMNTYPHDPAAYTQGLEFRGDTLYESTGKRGRSTLRKLDYKTGEILQKVDMDKSVFGEGITILGDKVYQLTWQSGIGYVYDARSLEKIDTFNYGQSKEGWGLCNDGARLYKSDGTEKIWLLNPETLVEEDFIEIVTNKSIFNKANELEYVDGKIYSNVYQKESMMIIDAESGAIEGVINFGGLKSKVARGAEWDDLNSVLNGVAYHKERGTFFVTGKNWNKLFEVKILKK; this is encoded by the coding sequence ATGTTCAAGATCCTTCACTTTTCAATCATATTTTTGTTCTTTTTGGCCTGTGGCGGCGAAAAAGACCCCGCCAAACTATTTTCCATTCAGTTAGAGGGAGGCAACAAGTTTCAGCAGGGCCAATCGGTGGCGGTTACATTGAAAAACAAAAAAGATCTTGCCATTGACAGGGTTGAATACAGTATTGATGGCAAGGTACTTCCAGTAAAGGATGGCAAGATCACCCTTGATGTGAAAAAGTTGGGAAACAAAGAACTGGTGGCCACGGTTGCCTATGGTCAAGAATCGGTCAGCCTATTCAAGAAAATAAAGGTGCTCGCAAAAGACACTCCTGAAATTTATACCTACGAAATCATGAATACCTATCCCCATGACCCGGCCGCCTATACCCAGGGCCTTGAATTCAGGGGAGACACCCTTTATGAGAGTACCGGAAAAAGGGGAAGGTCCACCCTTAGAAAACTGGACTATAAAACCGGGGAGATTTTACAGAAAGTCGACATGGATAAATCGGTGTTTGGTGAGGGCATCACCATTCTGGGCGATAAGGTTTATCAATTGACCTGGCAAAGTGGCATCGGGTATGTATACGATGCCCGATCATTGGAAAAAATAGACACCTTCAACTATGGGCAAAGCAAAGAAGGCTGGGGACTCTGTAACGACGGCGCCCGATTGTACAAGAGCGATGGCACTGAAAAAATTTGGCTTTTGAATCCTGAGACATTGGTCGAAGAGGATTTTATCGAGATCGTCACCAACAAATCGATTTTCAACAAGGCCAATGAACTGGAGTATGTAGATGGCAAAATATATTCAAACGTGTACCAAAAAGAGAGTATGATGATCATTGATGCCGAATCTGGCGCCATTGAGGGGGTCATCAATTTTGGAGGATTAAAAAGTAAGGTGGCCCGTGGCGCGGAATGGGACGATCTCAATTCGGTCTTGAACGGAGTGGCCTACCATAAAGAACGGGGCACTTTTTTTGTGACCGGCAAAAACTGGAACAAACTGTTCGAGGTGAAAATCTTAAAAAAGTAA
- a CDS encoding acyl-CoA thioesterase — MQVYSESRRVRSADLDEMLHVNNIRYIVWIQEISKAHWLSRADAKLQALGVWVVREHKITYYKSAKLNDDLLLTTWVLEMKGPISTRIVEIKNNKTGDLLVKAVTDWCFLDPDTLRPKRIPEKVEKRFQ, encoded by the coding sequence ATGCAGGTTTACAGCGAGTCCCGAAGGGTACGCTCGGCAGATCTCGATGAAATGCTGCATGTGAACAACATCCGTTACATTGTTTGGATCCAAGAAATTTCCAAGGCGCATTGGTTGTCAAGGGCCGATGCCAAACTTCAAGCACTGGGGGTTTGGGTGGTACGCGAACACAAGATCACCTATTATAAATCGGCCAAGTTGAACGACGATTTGCTGTTGACCACATGGGTTCTCGAAATGAAAGGCCCCATATCGACCCGTATTGTAGAAATAAAAAACAATAAAACCGGTGATTTATTGGTTAAAGCAGTAACCGACTGGTGTTTTTTGGATCCCGACACCCTACGGCCCAAACGAATACCTGAAAAGGTTGAAAAACGCTTCCAATAA
- a CDS encoding choice-of-anchor Q domain-containing protein yields the protein MRRLLLLIIPLLLLIVSVSCRKDFDYALGRGNLRFSKDTVFLDTVFTNIGSATYTLKVYNTSNKDIAIPFVGLAKGEQSAYRLNVDGRAGKTFANIPLLAKDSLYVFIETTFDISNLSQNEFLYTDSLIFGADGKEQTVQLVTLVKDAVFLYPSRLTDGTKETIPLGFDEEGNEIRVEGFYLKDEQLRFKQEKPYVIYGYATVAEGKTLTIDAGARIHFHKDSGILVQEGGSMQVNGLPSENEEIKENEVIFEGDRLEPVYADIAGLWGAIWLAEGSIDNRIEHTTIKNGTVGILVEGNTNDPEPKLRLRNVQVLNSSSVNLWAVNTAVQAENLVLGNAGFSSLYCQLGGTYDFKHATIANYWDDGFRGGPAVLIDNFIETPSNATGTDLVAATFTNCIIDGNKNIELLLKKNDLYEFRYAFTNCLITFNDVNGQYLANSLFDFQDIEHYQNILLNANAEFMAPAQNNFLIGEGSEAIDAGDVDTALSVPFDIRGVDRTQSPDVGAYEYVLEN from the coding sequence ATGCGACGACTCCTACTTTTGATCATTCCCCTACTGCTGCTGATAGTATCCGTATCATGCAGAAAAGACTTTGATTATGCCCTGGGCAGAGGCAATCTGAGATTTTCAAAAGATACCGTATTTCTTGACACCGTTTTTACCAACATAGGTAGTGCCACCTACACCTTAAAGGTCTACAATACATCGAACAAAGACATTGCAATACCCTTTGTCGGGTTGGCCAAGGGAGAACAAAGTGCCTATCGGCTCAATGTAGACGGACGGGCGGGCAAAACATTTGCGAACATACCGCTACTTGCCAAAGACAGCCTTTATGTGTTTATCGAGACCACTTTTGATATTTCCAACCTATCACAGAACGAGTTTTTATACACTGATTCCCTAATCTTTGGGGCCGATGGCAAAGAACAAACAGTTCAATTGGTCACCTTGGTCAAAGATGCTGTTTTTTTATACCCTTCTAGATTGACGGATGGCACCAAGGAAACCATACCACTGGGATTTGATGAAGAAGGAAATGAAATTCGGGTAGAAGGGTTTTATTTGAAGGATGAACAACTCAGGTTCAAGCAAGAAAAACCCTACGTAATTTATGGCTACGCCACAGTCGCAGAGGGAAAAACACTTACTATTGATGCGGGTGCCCGTATCCATTTTCATAAAGATTCAGGAATCTTGGTGCAAGAAGGCGGCTCGATGCAGGTAAATGGTTTGCCCAGCGAAAACGAAGAAATAAAGGAAAATGAGGTCATTTTTGAAGGAGACCGCCTCGAACCAGTATATGCCGATATTGCCGGCCTGTGGGGTGCCATCTGGCTGGCCGAGGGCAGCATAGACAACCGTATTGAACATACCACTATAAAGAACGGCACCGTAGGTATTTTGGTCGAGGGCAACACCAATGATCCTGAACCGAAGCTGCGACTCAGAAATGTGCAGGTTCTAAACAGTTCAAGTGTCAATCTTTGGGCCGTGAACACTGCTGTGCAGGCTGAAAACCTAGTGTTGGGCAATGCGGGTTTCAGCTCGCTCTATTGCCAGTTGGGGGGTACATATGATTTCAAGCACGCTACCATCGCAAATTATTGGGATGATGGCTTTCGGGGCGGTCCGGCCGTATTGATCGACAATTTCATAGAAACGCCCTCCAACGCAACAGGTACTGATTTGGTAGCGGCCACTTTTACAAACTGTATTATTGACGGAAACAAGAATATTGAATTATTGCTGAAAAAGAATGATTTGTACGAATTTCGGTACGCCTTTACCAATTGCCTTATTACCTTCAACGACGTCAATGGGCAGTATTTGGCGAACAGTTTGTTCGACTTTCAAGACATTGAACATTATCAAAATATATTGCTCAATGCCAATGCCGAATTTATGGCACCGGCCCAAAACAACTTTTTGATCGGCGAAGGTTCGGAAGCCATTGATGCCGGAGATGTGGATACGGCTCTTTCGGTACCCTTTGACATTCGGGGCGTTGACAGAACCCAGAGCCCAGATGTGGGGGCCTATGAATATGTTCTTGAAAATTAA
- a CDS encoding LytR/AlgR family response regulator transcription factor: MDYTYAIIDSDAATNLQLQMQMQEYGDFTCAANTTNLTDGHNAILKFSPDVVMINLGGEGPDCFHMVSELNRYLSKIPLLIGFARDKQYAYNAIKNGFFDYWLLPHDEFEIRKTILRIRKHMPVENVPTNICLKSYRDYHYLNTDDILYLKADNNTTDFVMKDGNVISAYKTLKTFEKKLPESFIRIHQSYILNSKYVARINFGKSICTLKNVEGQLPFSKSYLDRVDELKNILSKNSIKASD; this comes from the coding sequence ATGGATTATACCTATGCCATAATTGATTCTGATGCGGCGACCAATCTACAACTGCAAATGCAAATGCAAGAGTATGGTGACTTTACCTGTGCCGCGAACACCACAAACTTGACCGATGGCCATAATGCCATTTTAAAGTTTTCACCCGATGTGGTTATGATCAATTTGGGCGGAGAAGGCCCCGATTGTTTCCATATGGTCAGTGAACTGAACCGTTACCTGTCTAAAATACCCCTATTGATAGGTTTTGCACGAGACAAACAATACGCCTACAATGCCATCAAAAATGGGTTCTTCGATTATTGGTTGTTGCCCCATGACGAATTTGAAATACGAAAGACCATTCTTCGCATTAGAAAGCACATGCCGGTCGAAAACGTACCCACCAACATATGTTTAAAGTCGTACCGTGATTACCACTACCTGAATACTGACGACATTCTATATTTAAAGGCCGATAACAACACCACCGATTTTGTCATGAAAGACGGCAACGTAATAAGTGCCTACAAAACACTCAAAACATTCGAAAAAAAACTGCCCGAAAGTTTTATTCGCATCCACCAAAGCTACATATTGAACTCAAAATATGTGGCACGCATCAATTTTGGGAAATCAATATGTACCCTGAAGAATGTTGAAGGCCAGTTGCCCTTCTCAAAATCATACCTTGATCGGGTTGATGAACTAAAGAACATCCTGTCCAAAAACAGCATCAAGGCCTCTGATTGA
- a CDS encoding tetratricopeptide repeat-containing sensor histidine kinase, with product MTEFTTRTNYLFFVLLVVFQWGCQQKKTDPQAKSGLQDSTSIWIAEARNNSELSFEDRGQLLRKALQYAQAHYADSTLTKTYSTISLAYKRLGDTAQFKKVNANLMTLAKKVGDYQALGEAHWDLGDYYKLSKPDSAYFHYKEAYHKFLEADLEDRAKDYPGRILYAMSSTKHNSKEYVGAEKDIVQAIEFFKEKGMEHRLFESYNLLANIQNNLGNFDKALEYHLLAKEYLDKDSKNWFGNYIFNKNNIAYVYFQKEDYNKAAQLYNELVTIDSLKTKEPLSYARALGSLAYAKFKNGETDIDGIKQLLDESDSILTQLGNTYTKARNHEFRAEILAHEKDTANAIQQAMTSKQIAEETNNNDRLLSSLELLTKIDKKNSAKHASAYFNLSETLQAQERGIRDKFARIQMETDEIKEENVALAREIKIWSGVALAVFLLAIAGYVIYAQRVNNEKLKFQQRQQESNQEIYNLMLAQQGKFQEGKQLEQKRISEELHDGILGQMLGIRLILTGLNERNDESAINQRAELIEKLRELEEEIRTISHELNEASYRKIHNFIVAIDDLVKTIGESAKINCSFTYDEDMDWDKLAGNLKINVYRIVQELLQNCVKHAKCTNVLVNFETVDDKLKVTVKDDGKGFDTQKGKKGIGLKNVISRVDKMGGTLEIDSKKGKGTTISVRFDKKYSEDVPIGSFVGLNPLQQV from the coding sequence ATGACAGAATTTACTACAAGAACCAACTACCTCTTCTTTGTTCTGCTGGTTGTTTTCCAATGGGGTTGCCAACAAAAAAAAACAGACCCCCAGGCGAAAAGTGGCCTTCAGGACAGCACCTCTATTTGGATTGCCGAGGCCCGAAATAATAGTGAGTTATCGTTTGAAGACAGGGGGCAACTGCTCCGAAAAGCACTGCAATATGCCCAGGCCCACTATGCTGACAGCACCTTGACCAAAACGTATTCGACAATTTCATTGGCCTATAAACGCTTGGGCGATACCGCACAGTTTAAAAAAGTCAATGCCAATCTGATGACTCTTGCAAAAAAGGTAGGCGATTACCAAGCACTGGGCGAGGCCCATTGGGATTTAGGCGATTATTACAAACTATCAAAACCCGATAGTGCCTACTTCCACTATAAGGAAGCTTACCACAAATTTTTGGAAGCTGACTTAGAAGATAGGGCTAAGGATTACCCTGGACGAATTTTATACGCCATGTCTTCGACAAAGCATAATAGTAAAGAATATGTAGGTGCCGAAAAAGATATTGTACAGGCCATCGAATTTTTCAAAGAAAAGGGAATGGAACATCGGCTATTTGAATCTTATAACCTGTTAGCCAATATTCAAAATAATTTGGGCAACTTTGACAAAGCTTTGGAATACCATTTGTTGGCCAAGGAGTATTTGGATAAGGATTCTAAAAACTGGTTTGGCAATTACATTTTTAACAAGAACAACATTGCTTATGTCTATTTTCAAAAAGAAGACTATAACAAGGCTGCTCAGCTATACAATGAATTAGTAACTATCGACAGTCTCAAGACCAAAGAACCCCTATCATATGCCCGGGCATTGGGTAGCTTGGCGTATGCCAAATTTAAGAACGGTGAAACCGATATCGATGGCATCAAACAATTGCTAGACGAATCTGACAGTATTTTGACCCAGTTGGGCAACACCTATACAAAGGCCAGAAACCATGAGTTCAGGGCCGAAATTTTGGCCCACGAAAAGGATACGGCCAATGCCATACAACAGGCGATGACCTCAAAACAAATTGCAGAAGAGACCAACAACAACGACCGTTTGTTGAGCAGTCTTGAACTATTGACCAAGATTGATAAAAAGAATAGCGCCAAACATGCCAGTGCCTATTTCAATTTAAGCGAAACCTTACAAGCGCAAGAGCGGGGCATTCGCGACAAGTTTGCCCGCATACAGATGGAGACCGATGAAATAAAGGAAGAGAACGTGGCCTTGGCCCGAGAGATCAAAATATGGTCTGGGGTTGCCCTCGCCGTATTTTTGTTGGCCATTGCCGGATATGTCATCTATGCGCAGAGGGTGAACAACGAGAAGTTGAAATTTCAACAAAGGCAGCAAGAAAGCAACCAAGAAATCTATAACCTGATGCTGGCCCAACAAGGCAAATTTCAAGAGGGTAAGCAATTAGAACAAAAAAGAATATCAGAAGAGCTACATGACGGAATTTTGGGTCAAATGCTTGGCATACGCCTTATTTTGACCGGACTGAACGAACGAAACGATGAGTCTGCCATCAACCAAAGGGCCGAGCTCATTGAGAAACTTCGCGAACTAGAGGAAGAAATACGGACCATTTCACACGAACTGAACGAGGCCTCTTACCGGAAAATTCATAATTTTATTGTGGCCATCGACGATTTGGTGAAAACTATTGGCGAGTCGGCAAAGATCAATTGTTCGTTTACCTATGATGAAGATATGGATTGGGACAAGCTTGCTGGCAACCTCAAGATAAATGTGTACCGAATCGTTCAAGAGTTGCTTCAAAACTGTGTAAAACATGCCAAGTGCACCAATGTTTTGGTAAATTTTGAGACGGTCGATGATAAGCTCAAGGTAACCGTCAAAGATGATGGCAAAGGGTTCGACACCCAAAAAGGAAAGAAAGGAATTGGATTAAAAAATGTAATTTCGCGGGTAGATAAAATGGGTGGCACCTTAGAAATTGACAGTAAAAAAGGTAAGGGCACCACTATTAGTGTGCGCTTCGACAAAAAATACAGCGAAGATGTGCCCATTGGCAGTTTTGTAGGTTTGAACCCATTGCAACAAGTTTAA
- a CDS encoding response regulator transcription factor: MKTLRILAIDDHEMTMLGYKFILERIVFDDYNIIVDTANTFELGKERIEESVNSFKYDIIFLDVQLFPPNEDQPHNGEDLGLLARKLAPESKIVYMSSFSDNYRINSILKSVDPDGYLVKTDIDPKTLEDAIKTIINGTPYYSAKVLEAIRKKMSTDIVLDEKDKKILYHLSIGTKTKDLENHVQLSSSSIENRKRHLKSLFGTENKNDLALILEAKKRGFI; this comes from the coding sequence TTGAAGACACTGAGGATTTTAGCGATTGATGACCATGAGATGACGATGTTGGGCTATAAGTTCATATTGGAACGAATCGTCTTCGACGATTACAACATAATTGTTGATACGGCTAACACTTTCGAGCTTGGCAAAGAACGCATTGAAGAATCGGTAAATTCGTTCAAATACGACATTATATTTTTAGATGTACAGCTGTTTCCGCCGAACGAAGACCAACCCCATAACGGTGAAGATCTGGGTCTATTGGCCCGAAAGCTGGCGCCAGAATCAAAAATCGTATACATGTCGTCGTTCAGCGATAACTATAGGATCAACAGTATTTTAAAATCGGTTGATCCCGATGGCTATTTGGTAAAAACCGACATCGACCCAAAAACACTGGAGGATGCCATCAAGACCATCATTAATGGCACCCCCTATTATTCGGCCAAGGTACTGGAGGCCATTCGAAAAAAGATGTCTACCGATATTGTTTTGGACGAAAAAGACAAAAAGATACTGTATCATCTATCCATAGGAACTAAGACCAAAGATCTAGAAAACCACGTGCAGTTATCATCATCTTCCATCGAGAATAGAAAAAGACACCTAAAATCCCTTTTTGGTACCGAAAACAAGAACGACCTGGCTTTGATCTTAGAAGCCAAAAAGAGAGGATTTATCTAA
- the glyA gene encoding serine hydroxymethyltransferase: protein MQRDQQIFDLIEKERERQISGIELIASENFTSPQVMEAAGSVLTNKYAEGYPGKRYYGGCEVVDEVEQLAIDRAKELFGAVYANVQPHSGSQANASVYHACLKPGDTILGFDLAHGGHLTHGSPVNFSGKLYRPVFYGVDEETGTLNYDKIQEIADRERPKLIIAGASAYSRDMDFKRFREIADSVDALLLADISHPAGLIAKGIMNDPIPHCHIVTTTTHKTLRGPRGGLILMGENFENPFGIRLKNGNLRKMSGLLDLAVFPGNQGGPLEHIIAAKAVAFGEALTDSFLHYIVQVKKNAAAMAKAFVDKGYKVISGGTDNHMMLIDLRNKGITGKDAEKALEKAAITANKNMVPFDDQSPFITSGIRFGTPAITTRGLKEDDMEVIVGYIDEVLLSAEDDAKIAAVRTKVNELMSHRPLFNA, encoded by the coding sequence ATGCAACGAGACCAGCAAATTTTTGACCTGATTGAAAAAGAGCGCGAACGGCAAATAAGCGGCATTGAGCTGATAGCTTCAGAGAATTTTACAAGTCCACAGGTGATGGAAGCCGCTGGTTCAGTGCTAACGAACAAATATGCGGAAGGATACCCTGGCAAGAGGTATTATGGTGGTTGTGAGGTAGTGGACGAAGTAGAACAGTTGGCCATTGACAGGGCAAAAGAACTGTTCGGGGCGGTCTATGCCAATGTTCAGCCCCACTCAGGTTCGCAGGCCAATGCATCGGTGTACCACGCCTGCCTTAAGCCCGGAGATACCATTTTGGGGTTCGATTTGGCGCATGGGGGGCACCTGACACATGGCTCGCCCGTGAACTTTTCTGGAAAATTGTATAGACCGGTCTTTTACGGGGTTGATGAGGAAACAGGAACCCTCAATTATGATAAGATCCAAGAAATTGCCGATAGGGAAAGGCCCAAACTTATTATTGCCGGTGCATCGGCCTACTCACGTGATATGGACTTCAAACGGTTCAGGGAAATTGCCGATAGTGTAGATGCCCTGCTGTTGGCCGATATCTCGCACCCAGCGGGCCTCATTGCGAAAGGTATCATGAACGACCCGATTCCGCACTGCCATATCGTGACCACCACCACACACAAGACCTTGCGTGGCCCACGAGGCGGACTCATACTTATGGGCGAGAATTTTGAAAACCCATTTGGCATACGATTGAAGAACGGTAACCTTAGAAAGATGTCCGGATTATTGGATTTAGCAGTTTTCCCCGGCAATCAGGGCGGTCCGTTAGAGCACATCATCGCGGCCAAGGCGGTTGCGTTCGGTGAGGCGCTTACCGATAGTTTTCTACATTATATCGTACAGGTCAAGAAAAATGCGGCCGCCATGGCCAAAGCATTTGTTGATAAAGGGTACAAGGTCATTTCCGGTGGCACCGACAACCATATGATGCTCATTGACCTGCGCAATAAGGGCATCACGGGAAAAGATGCGGAAAAAGCACTTGAAAAAGCGGCCATTACCGCGAATAAGAATATGGTGCCCTTTGATGACCAGTCTCCTTTTATCACTTCAGGAATTCGTTTTGGAACCCCGGCCATAACGACCCGGGGCCTAAAAGAAGACGATATGGAGGTAATCGTTGGTTATATCGACGAGGTGTTACTGAGTGCCGAAGATGATGCCAAGATTGCGGCTGTTCGAACCAAAGTCAACGAATTGATGAGCCATAGGCCACTGTTCAATGCTTAG